A stretch of DNA from Gimesia chilikensis:
CGATTCATGCACTGGCTTCATCGCTGGCGCAACCCGTTTTCGGCTATATTCGCGATCGATATCCAATCCCCTCAATTTTATGGATTGGTCCTGTGCTGGGGGCGATCATGATGCCTCTGGTCGGACCCGCACCCAATGTGGCGGTATTGTGTGTGGCATTGTTACTGGGGGGCGTGGGCATCGGTTCCTTTCATCCCGAGGCCGCTGTGGTCGCGGGAGCTCTGATCCCCGAACGCCGGACACGGAGTTTGTCGCTATTCATGTTTGGTGGCGCGATGGGACTGGCCCTGGGACCGATTGCCTGTGGTGCCATTGTAACAACCTGGGGCTTGAAAAGTGTCTGGATCCTGGCTCCTTTGTATGCCGGTTTGATCCTGATTTTACACTACGTTGGAAAACCACCAGCGAAACTGTTCGAACGCGATAAGACTCAGAAACCTCAATCGCTCTATCATATGCTGGAAGGAAAAATCCCTCTGGCACTGTTCCTGTTTATGGTCTGTTCATTGAGGCTGGTTCCAAACATGGCGATGGACAAACTGATTTCTTTCATTCTCAAAGATCAGAATGTTTCTGCTTTTCAAATTGGGTTAGTGCAATCCGTTTTTCTGTTTTCTGCCAGTGTCGGCATGTTACTGATGGCGTTTCGTTTCAAATCCGGTCACGAAAAAGCGTTTATGATTGCCTGTCCGCTGTTGGGAATTCCACTGATGCTGGTGTTGGGCTGGGACGGCTGTCCCACGTGGTTGATGACGCTCCTGCTGGTCCCCAGCGGGCTGGTGTTGTGGGGGACGAGTCCAGCGATGGTTTCCTATTCTCATCAACTGTTTCCCAAAGGTGGTGGTGTTGCTTCAGCAATTACGATGGGTATGGCCTGGGGAGGTGGCGGAATGATTCAGGCAAAAATCACGAGTCATTTTGTTTCGTTGGGAACACCCCATCTGGCCTTTTATGCGATAATTCCCTGCCTGTTGCTGGCTGCCGTTGGTGCGTCCGTTCTGCCGGCATTGTCGACCGAGTCAAATCAACAGAATGATGCGCTAGAGACGGCTTAAGACTGCCGGCCTGTAGCAGGCAAAACCCCAGTTTTAAAAGAATTCTCTGAAAAAAGCCGATTTGTGATGCAAATTCAGGTGTCCGAAACGCCCAAGGCACAAGATATGGTGTCTGATCTGCAACTTGAAAAAATAATCGCTCAAAATGATCGATTCGCTGGACAGCCTCCAGACGGGGTACTAAGATCCCCCCACTTGAATGATTCGAACTGACTCACAGACGACATTCAAACGGACTGATTCACATCAGTCCGACACGGACCGAAGGAACGGACCGCTAGAAGAGAATGGATTCTATTTTCTATTCGTTCGACAGGGGGGATATTTCATCCGCTCGAACGCACTTCGTTAGCGTATCGCTCTGCTTTCTCCGGTCCCCGGTTTTTGGGGATATCCCGTTACCTCCCCAACCCGTTTTGACCGCACAGGAAGTGCACTTGAAGTGAAGGATGGATTCGATGTCAAAAAAACCTCTGATCGGAATTACCGGAGACTTTCGCCCCGAGCAAAAACAGACACAGGCACTGAGCTGGTTCTACACAGGCTACTATGACTCAGTGACCGATGCCGGCGGAATTCCCGTCATGGTTCCCCCGCTTGCCGATGACGATGACTTGAAACAAATGCTCGAACAGCTGGACGGTCTGGTACTTTCGGGTTGTGCTCTGGACCTGGATCCGATTCGCCTGGGATTCGAAAAACACCCTGCTTCCCGCGCCATGCCCCTGCGTCGTGAAGACTTTGATCGTCGTGTCTGCACCATGGCCATGGAAATGAAAATGCCGTTGTTGGCCATCGGATCTGGTATGCAGCTGATGAATGTCATCAGTGGTGGAACACTGCACCAGCATGTCACTGAAGATGTTCCCGGTGCCATGTATCACCGTGATGGTGTTGAAGCTAACCTGCGACATATCATTGATATCGTACCTGGTACCCGCGTTGATAAAATGTATGGACCTGGAGAAATTCGGGTGAACAGCCAGCATCACATGGCTGTGAAATATGTTTCCAAAATGTTTGTGGTTTCTGCAACAGCACCGGATGGTGTTGTTGAAGCGATCGAAGTACCTGATGAAGACTGGTTCTGTGTCGGCGTGCAGTGGCACCCGCAGAATCATTCTGCTTCCGCTCTGGATATGCAGGTCTTCGAAAACTTCCTGGCTGCCTGCGAAGAGCCAGAACCACAAATTCTGCAAATGCCTGTCCGCAAAGCAGCGTGATTCCAAAATGGATCACGGAGGCACTTCTCCAGCGATTGTTCAGGATGAAATCGCTGAGAGGAACTTAAGGTGCTTCAGCTTTGTGTCATCGGAAAACGATGAATCAAAATCGGCAAGTCATCAGGACTTGCCGATTTTTCTTTTCCCCTTCGAAGCTGGGGAAAGTTTCAATTTGTGACGGTTAATCTGACGATAACGATCATAGCAGGCTGGTGTGCGCGAAGTCTGACGAAAAATCGCCCACCTCCTGAATTGAAATAAGTATTCTAACCCGCTGACATAAAACAGGTTATCGTAATATTGCCCTGACGATATTACGTGACAGAGCCCGAACCAAGCTTATGACGACTGCCCAATATAAGGTCGAGTTGCAGATATACAGTGGTCCATTAGACCTGCTGTTATACCTGATCCGGCGGAATGAGCTCGACATTCTGGACCTGCCTGTGGCTACGATTACGTCATCCTTCAATGAGTTTCTGGACGTGCTGGAACTGATTGATCTGGATCTGGTGGGTGACTTTCTGGTGATGGCGAGTACTCTGGCGGAAATTAAAAGCCGGATGGTGCTTCCCCGGGCCGAAGAAGAAGAAATTGCGGAAGTGATTGACGATCCCCGCAGCGATCTGATTCAGCAGTTGCTGGAATACAAGAAGTTCAAAGATGCAGCGAACGCTCTGGAAGAACATGCTGCCGAATGGCAGGAACGCTATCCCCGTTTGTCAGATGAACGGCCCAAATCGGGTAAGGATCCTGCAGAGGATCTCATCAAGGAAGTCGAGCTTTGGGACCTGGTCAGTGCGCTGGCCCGCGTAGTGAAACGCAAAGAGGTCGAAGAGGAGTCGAGCATTACGTATGACGACACGCCAATTTCTACCTATGTGGAGCGAATTGGAGCACGCGTGCGTCAGGAAGGGAAGCTCGCCTTCAGTGCGTTTTTTGAAGGCGAAAAACTGCGCAGTCGGATCACCGGGATCTTTCTGGCGATATTGGAACTACTTCGTCATCATCATTTCCGGGCAGATCAGCCGGAAGACTACGGCGAAATCTGGATTATGGCTCCCTTGCCCGAAACGCAAGACTCAGAAAGCGCTCCGATAGCGGAGACTACTGACGCGTCGGTAACTGAGCATGCGGAAGAGGAAGTTGCCAGTGTCGAAACAAATGATCCCGAGATGGTGCAGACAGCTCAGATAGAAGTAGAGGCACTTCCCGAGTCGGGTGAGACTGAGCCTGATCAAGTCGCTTCGGATGCTGTAGCTCCTGAGGACGGAGCTGCTAAGAGCGATCAATCAGAGGTAGATCCAAGTGACGACACCGATCCGGAATCACTCCATCCGGAAGCATAGTCGTTTTTCAGGTGTCCGGGCTGTGATTATTGGTTCTCTGCCGGGAATCAGTGGCTCCCTTTATTCGTGACACCAGGATGCTCTACAATATCTGTCATAGAAGATATCAGTTTCCCCGTTCCGGTCAGAGGTGAACCGGTGCGCTGACCAGACGCAGAGAGTAGAGCAACCATGTCCGTGTTTCAGTTACAGAGTGACTTTCAACCTTCGGGAGATCAGCCTCGTGCTATCGATGGACTGGTGAAAGGCATCAAAGAAGGCAAGTCTGATCAGGTTCTGCTGGGGGTGACCGGATCCGGTAAAACGTTCACGATGGCCAATGTGATCGCAGAACTGGGGCGCCCTGCTCTGATACTGTCGCACAATAAAACTCTGGCAGCGCAATTGTATTCTGAATTCAAAGAGTTCTTTCCGAATAATGCAGTCACCTATTTCGTAAGTTATTACGACTACTATCAGCCGGAAGCCTATATTCCCCAGCGCGATATTTATATTGAAAAAGACGCTTCGATCAATGATGAAATTGATCGACTCCGGCTTCTGGCGACTAGTGCCCTTGTCAGTCGGCGGGACGTGATCGTGGTTGCCAGCGTGAGTTGTATCTATGGTTTAGGGTCACCGAAAGACTACCTGGAGATGATGATTCCCCTGCGTGTGGGAGAGGAGATTGACCGGGATGATATGCTCCGCAGACTGGTAGATATTCAGTATGATCGCAACAACGTTGAACTGGCGCGAGCCCGGTTTCGCGTGAGAGGCGACGTAGTCGAATGCTGGCCCGCATATGAAGAGTTCGCCTATCGGATCGAGTTCTGGGGAGACGAAATCGAAAACCTGGCGATCATTGATCCTTTGACGGGCGAGGTGTTGCGAACTGTCAACGAGGCCTACATTTACCCTGCCAAGCACTTTGTTCTCCCGCAGGAACGGATTGAATCAGCGATTAAAGAGATTCAGACAGAATTGGATGAGCGGCTGCAGGTGTTACAGAGCGAAGGGAAGCTGCTGGAATCTCAGCGGCTCAGTGCCCGGACCCGCTACGATATGGAACTGCTGGAAGAGGTTGGCTTTTGCCCGGGTATCGAGAATTACAGCCGTGCTCTGGCGGGCAGAAAACCAGGTTCCCCACCGGATACACTGCTGGACTTCTTTCCTGATGATTTCCTGTTGTTCGTAGATGAATCGCACGTAACAGTCTCTCAGATTCGAGCCATGTTTGCCGGGGATCGTTCGCGTAAGACAAACCTGGTCGACCATGGATTCCGGTTGCCAATGGCTCTCGATAACCGGCCTCTCACCTTCGAAGAATGGAACGAACGCCGTAAGCAGACTGTTTTCGTTTCCGCGACACCAGGCGACTGGGAGCTGGAACGCGTTGAGGGGGAAGTTGTTGAACAGGTCATTCGACCCACGGGGCTGATTGATCCTGCGATACGCATTGTCCCGGCTCGCGGTCAGGTGCCTCATCTGAAGGAAGAAATTCTCAAGCGGGTGGAGGTAAATGAACGTGTGCTGGTAACGACCCTGACCAAGCGGCTGGCGGAGGATCTGTCGTCTTATTTTCAGGAAGAAGGCATTCGCTGCGCATGGCTGCATTCTGAACTTGATGCCTTTGAGCGGGTTGAAATCTTAAGGGGGCTCCGCGAGCAGAAGTATGATGTGGTTGTGGGGATCAACCTGTTGCGCGAAGGGCTGGATATTCCGGAAGTGTCACTGGTCGCCATTCTGGATGCTGATAAGGAAGGCTTTCTGCGAAGTGAAACGAGTCTGATTCAGACAATCGGGCGTTCGGCACGGCATGTGAATGCTGAGGTGATTCTCTATGCAGATCGGGTGACTCCCAGTATGCAGAGTGCGATTGAGGAAACAGATCGCCGCCGCGCGATTCAGGAAGAGTACAACCGCGAGCACAACATCACTCCGGAAACGATTCGCAAGGCGATTAAGCGGGGGATTGAAGACGAAATTGAGGCGCGCCAGTTTGTGAGGGAGTCAGTCGGCTTTTCGGATGAGTCGGAATACATTACCCAGGAGTTTCTCAATGAACTGGAAAGCGAAATGCTTGAAGCAGCGGAGAAACTGGAGTTCGAGCGGGCGGCACTCCTGCGAGACCGAATTGACGATCTGAAAAAGTCGGGAGGCAAAGCAACCAAGTCAGCGTCAGGGAAATCATCCGGCAGGGGCGGCAAAAAAGGGAAACGTCAACGCCGCAGACGTTGATTCAGCGTGATTGCTAAAAACCAGAGTTCAGCTTCTGGAGTGCTGCACCCGTGAGGGAGTCGGGGTGCTGTGCCACTTCGGTGGGTGTGCCGGTGGCTACGATCTGGCCCCCCTGCTCTCCTGCGGCTGGTCCCAGGTCAATGATGTGATCGGCAATCCGAATGAGTTGCAGGTTGTGTTCGATCAAAATCAGGGAGTGTCCCGCCGTGAGCAGGTATTCAAAGCAATTGAGCAGATATTGTATATCCAGGGGATGCAGGCCTCGGCTTGGTTCATTCATCAGGAACAGTGTGCGTTTCCGACTGCTGGTCGTGAGGTAAGCTGCCAGTTTGAGTCGCTGACATTCTCCACCGGAAAGGGATGGGAGTGGCTGACCCAGGGGGATATACCCCAGTCCCACATCTTTGAGTTGCTTTAGTTTTTTCTGCAGTGACGCCTGTCCCCGGAAAAAGGGGAATGCCTCATCGACGGTCATTTTCAGAACATCTGCGATGCTCAGTTTGCGATATTTTATCTCCAGAAGTTCGCGTTGATAGCGTTCTCCGTGGCAGGACTGGCACTCCATGGTAAGATCTGCCAGGAACTGCAGGTCGATTTCGATGAAGCCGGTTCCTTTGCATTCAGGACAACGTCCGCCATTTTTACTGTTGAAGCTGAAGTCTTTGGCTGTCAGGTTTCGCAGTCTCGCGTCAGCGGTCTGGGCAAAGATACTGCGGATTTCATCAAATAGATTCAGGTAGGTCGCGGGGATGCTGCGGGGAGTCTGGCCGATCAGTGACTGATCCAGCAGAATAACCTCGTCGATCTGATCTGTTCCGGAGATTGACTCATAAACTGTTCCAAGGTCTGATATGGGCTCTTCAGCTAATGCTCTGATGAGGCTGGGGAATAGAGTCTGTTCCACCAGGCTGCTTTTACCGCTTCCACTGATACCGGTAACGATACAGAGTTGCCCCAGCGGAAAAGTAACTGAAATGTTCTGCAGATTGTTTGTTGTGCAGCCTGTGAGGGTGATCGATCCACTCGCTTGTTTTCCGGATAGGGATCCAAAGTCATTGGAATGAGTTGAGTTGAGAAAACGGCTGGTTGGTGAGTCAGTCGCATCTTGCATTTCGAGAATTGAACCCTGGAAAACGAGTTCTCCCCCAACTCTACCGGCACCGGGGCCAAGTTCGATAATGTGGTCTGAGGCACGAATGAATTCCGGGTCATGTTCCACGATAACCAGGCTGTTATTGAGGTCTCGTAACTGCTGCAGTATCGAAATCACACGCTGGCTGTCAGCTGGATGCAGGCCCGAAGAGGGTTCGTCCAGAATATAAAGTGTGTTGACGAGGTTCGAGCTGAGAACGGCAGTGAGTGCGATTCGTTGCTGCTCTCCGCTGGAAAGCGTGGAACGACCGCGATTGAGGGACAGGTAGCCGATGCCCAGGTCTTCCAATGTCTGCAGTCGATTAGTGATCTCCCTGACCAGCGAAGTTGCCGTGGGTGTTGAATCGAGGTGACTCAGCCAGGAATTGATCTGCGGTATCGCTTGTGCCCCCAACTCATCAATGTTCAAATCTGCTATCCGGACGGCACGAGCAGTGGAGTTAAGGCGACTTCCCTGGCATGAACGACAGGAGAGTTCGCCTGACTGAGGATCAGTGCCTGTACCCCGGCAGACTGGGCAGGCACCCATCTGGCTATAGAAATTAAAGAGCTGTGGCTCTGGCTTCAGGTAGGACTCCTGGCATCGCGTGCAGGTGAGACTGGAGAAGAAATCACAGCGGTACCATTCCTGTTCATCAACGAGGAATGGTGTGTCCTTCGGTTGGCTTGCTGGTGGCTGCTCTACCAGTAATGTTGCTGTACCAGCAGATTCGGTAAATGCCAGCTCCAGGCTTTCCAGGATACGCTGATCATCTGCTTTACGAGTGCTGAGGCGATCGAGTACGATCAGGCAGTTATTCGTGATCGAGCTGTTGTTTCCCATTTCATCGAGCTTACAGGACTGGTGATCAATGATCGCGCGCGTCAGGCCCTGCTGAATCAGTTCGGCCAGTAGTTTGTCGGTCGGTCGATCAAAAACAGATCCCAAGGGAAAGCAGATCTGGAAACGTGTCTGTTCAGGCAGGCTGTGTATGAAAGTGAGGACCGATTCTGGGGATTGTGGTTTGACGGGGATCTGGCAGTTTGAGCAGATGACCTCTCCCAGGGTGCTGAACAGCAGGCGGAGGTAATTCTGGACCCCCGATTCAATGCCGACGTTCGGTTCCAGTGTTTTACCTGTAGCAGCGCGTCGACCGGCATTCTGTTTGAGAGCGACCGTGGGGGGGATTCGGGTAATCCGGTCTGCGTCCGGCTTGGGCAACTGGTGAATGAATTGACGTGCTGCCGGAGAGAGGGTTTCGAGGTAGCGTCTTTGCCCTTCCGCATAGAGGGTGTCAAAGGCGAGGCTGGTTTTGCCTGAACCACTGACGCCACAAACTGTCACCAGTTGCTGCAGAGGCAGATCCAGGTCGATGTTTTTCAGATTATGGACACGAACTCCGCGCAGCTGAATCGCAGGCGTCTCAGGACTCTGTGTTGCTTCGCCGTGCGAGAGTTCAGTCATGTGCTGTCAGTTTCAGGCAGCGTCGGAGGCGTCCAAGTAGTTCGTGATCCGGTTCTTGGGGGATAGGCCAGGAGCAAACTCCTGTTCGGTCCGCTGCAGGCGATACTGGAGGACATAAGCATCCTCCCCGGCGTCTTCGAAATAATTCCGCAGCACTGAAACGGCGCGGAAATCCATTTTTCGGAAGAACAGCTGGGCCGAAAGATTGGTTTCACGGACTTCCAATACGATTTCCCGACGTCGTTGCTGCGAGAGCTTGTCGATCACCCGCTGTACCATCTGGCGACCGATTCCCTGCTGCCGAAATTCCGGGGCAACAGCGAAATTCAGTACCTGGATCATCGATTTATGCAGTTCGTAAATCATGAATCCAACGATCTGATGATTATGTTCGGCTACCATCCCGATGCAGTTCCGCTGGCGGAGACAGCTGAGAAAGTACTCTTCAGACCAGGTGTACTCAAAGCTTTCTTCTTCGATACGGAGAACCTCTGGCATATCTCTGCGGATAAGCCAGCGAATTTGAACCATTAAGTCCTGATTGGGGGGTTGATTGAGACTCATAGTGGCCTTCCTGCTACTGATAAGTGCTTCAATAAGTTCCTGCAACTGGTGCCCTGCTTCATCCTGAATCAGGCAGCAGCTGGATCGAAAATGATGACGGTAAAGGCTTGTCCGGGCGCCGATAATCATGGTCATGATTGAAGACGTGAATCAAAGCTGACGACGCCGAAAACAGCGAGGTTGATTCGCGAAACTTATCAGAACTTGAAAACGGCGCACAGAGGAATTTCAGAATTTTTTCGTGAAATCGGAGACGTGCAGGAAAGGTTTTGCGCAGGTAGTGCTCTGACCTGACGTTCTGAATCCTCTGTGCAGCAGGGGTTTATCAGCCTTTAGGGGGGATAGGCATGCGGCGTTTCATCACCATGTGGTTGATGACTTCTTCTACGCCGGTCAGTGCCTGAATTCGCTTGCTGAGATCGGGACATTCGTCATCGAACTCGAGCACGCCTTCCAGGCAGACGCCGTTTTTGGTGCGTCGCACGACCAGAGAGTTCAGGCAGACATCGGAATCGATGGCCAGCGCGTGCTTGATCTCGCATTCGAGCGCATGTGGCGCTTCGAAATTACGGGGAGCAATGCGGGAAGCTGTGTTTGCAGGAAGCGGTTGGGCTGTGCGGGGGAGGGGTTTACTTTTCATGTGGTTGTTCCTTTCACCACCAGTTAAAATCGTTCCATCAGCATACTGGATTTGGGTCTATCCTCTGACCCAATCTTAACATTCATTGAAGAAACTGATAGATGAAAAGTAAACCTTCTTTTTAAGAATTTGAAAAAGGACCTCCCCCTCTCGTATCCAGCCTGAGTCACTTCGAGGTAGTGATAGTACAGAGTGAATAAGGGATATTATTGATGTGGTAGATGGCCTCCATGTAGTAGGCGACATGCCCCTTATCT
This window harbors:
- a CDS encoding segregation and condensation protein A, with amino-acid sequence MTTAQYKVELQIYSGPLDLLLYLIRRNELDILDLPVATITSSFNEFLDVLELIDLDLVGDFLVMASTLAEIKSRMVLPRAEEEEIAEVIDDPRSDLIQQLLEYKKFKDAANALEEHAAEWQERYPRLSDERPKSGKDPAEDLIKEVELWDLVSALARVVKRKEVEEESSITYDDTPISTYVERIGARVRQEGKLAFSAFFEGEKLRSRITGIFLAILELLRHHHFRADQPEDYGEIWIMAPLPETQDSESAPIAETTDASVTEHAEEEVASVETNDPEMVQTAQIEVEALPESGETEPDQVASDAVAPEDGAAKSDQSEVDPSDDTDPESLHPEA
- the rimI gene encoding ribosomal protein S18-alanine N-acetyltransferase, whose translation is MSLNQPPNQDLMVQIRWLIRRDMPEVLRIEEESFEYTWSEEYFLSCLRQRNCIGMVAEHNHQIVGFMIYELHKSMIQVLNFAVAPEFRQQGIGRQMVQRVIDKLSQQRRREIVLEVRETNLSAQLFFRKMDFRAVSVLRNYFEDAGEDAYVLQYRLQRTEQEFAPGLSPKNRITNYLDASDAA
- a CDS encoding MFS transporter — translated: MSYAYRCLICLTLTHIIVDASAIVVGPLWGELERVHSLSENALFLVLTIHALASSLAQPVFGYIRDRYPIPSILWIGPVLGAIMMPLVGPAPNVAVLCVALLLGGVGIGSFHPEAAVVAGALIPERRTRSLSLFMFGGAMGLALGPIACGAIVTTWGLKSVWILAPLYAGLILILHYVGKPPAKLFERDKTQKPQSLYHMLEGKIPLALFLFMVCSLRLVPNMAMDKLISFILKDQNVSAFQIGLVQSVFLFSASVGMLLMAFRFKSGHEKAFMIACPLLGIPLMLVLGWDGCPTWLMTLLLVPSGLVLWGTSPAMVSYSHQLFPKGGGVASAITMGMAWGGGGMIQAKITSHFVSLGTPHLAFYAIIPCLLLAAVGASVLPALSTESNQQNDALETA
- the uvrB gene encoding excinuclease ABC subunit UvrB, producing MSVFQLQSDFQPSGDQPRAIDGLVKGIKEGKSDQVLLGVTGSGKTFTMANVIAELGRPALILSHNKTLAAQLYSEFKEFFPNNAVTYFVSYYDYYQPEAYIPQRDIYIEKDASINDEIDRLRLLATSALVSRRDVIVVASVSCIYGLGSPKDYLEMMIPLRVGEEIDRDDMLRRLVDIQYDRNNVELARARFRVRGDVVECWPAYEEFAYRIEFWGDEIENLAIIDPLTGEVLRTVNEAYIYPAKHFVLPQERIESAIKEIQTELDERLQVLQSEGKLLESQRLSARTRYDMELLEEVGFCPGIENYSRALAGRKPGSPPDTLLDFFPDDFLLFVDESHVTVSQIRAMFAGDRSRKTNLVDHGFRLPMALDNRPLTFEEWNERRKQTVFVSATPGDWELERVEGEVVEQVIRPTGLIDPAIRIVPARGQVPHLKEEILKRVEVNERVLVTTLTKRLAEDLSSYFQEEGIRCAWLHSELDAFERVEILRGLREQKYDVVVGINLLREGLDIPEVSLVAILDADKEGFLRSETSLIQTIGRSARHVNAEVILYADRVTPSMQSAIEETDRRRAIQEEYNREHNITPETIRKAIKRGIEDEIEARQFVRESVGFSDESEYITQEFLNELESEMLEAAEKLEFERAALLRDRIDDLKKSGGKATKSASGKSSGRGGKKGKRQRRRR
- a CDS encoding excinuclease ABC subunit UvrA translates to MTELSHGEATQSPETPAIQLRGVRVHNLKNIDLDLPLQQLVTVCGVSGSGKTSLAFDTLYAEGQRRYLETLSPAARQFIHQLPKPDADRITRIPPTVALKQNAGRRAATGKTLEPNVGIESGVQNYLRLLFSTLGEVICSNCQIPVKPQSPESVLTFIHSLPEQTRFQICFPLGSVFDRPTDKLLAELIQQGLTRAIIDHQSCKLDEMGNNSSITNNCLIVLDRLSTRKADDQRILESLELAFTESAGTATLLVEQPPASQPKDTPFLVDEQEWYRCDFFSSLTCTRCQESYLKPEPQLFNFYSQMGACPVCRGTGTDPQSGELSCRSCQGSRLNSTARAVRIADLNIDELGAQAIPQINSWLSHLDSTPTATSLVREITNRLQTLEDLGIGYLSLNRGRSTLSSGEQQRIALTAVLSSNLVNTLYILDEPSSGLHPADSQRVISILQQLRDLNNSLVIVEHDPEFIRASDHIIELGPGAGRVGGELVFQGSILEMQDATDSPTSRFLNSTHSNDFGSLSGKQASGSITLTGCTTNNLQNISVTFPLGQLCIVTGISGSGKSSLVEQTLFPSLIRALAEEPISDLGTVYESISGTDQIDEVILLDQSLIGQTPRSIPATYLNLFDEIRSIFAQTADARLRNLTAKDFSFNSKNGGRCPECKGTGFIEIDLQFLADLTMECQSCHGERYQRELLEIKYRKLSIADVLKMTVDEAFPFFRGQASLQKKLKQLKDVGLGYIPLGQPLPSLSGGECQRLKLAAYLTTSSRKRTLFLMNEPSRGLHPLDIQYLLNCFEYLLTAGHSLILIEHNLQLIRIADHIIDLGPAAGEQGGQIVATGTPTEVAQHPDSLTGAALQKLNSGF
- a CDS encoding gamma-glutamyl-gamma-aminobutyrate hydrolase family protein, which translates into the protein MSKKPLIGITGDFRPEQKQTQALSWFYTGYYDSVTDAGGIPVMVPPLADDDDLKQMLEQLDGLVLSGCALDLDPIRLGFEKHPASRAMPLRREDFDRRVCTMAMEMKMPLLAIGSGMQLMNVISGGTLHQHVTEDVPGAMYHRDGVEANLRHIIDIVPGTRVDKMYGPGEIRVNSQHHMAVKYVSKMFVVSATAPDGVVEAIEVPDEDWFCVGVQWHPQNHSASALDMQVFENFLAACEEPEPQILQMPVRKAA